The genomic segment ggacacagcccccCACCCACGGCACTGCAGCCCCCTCAGCCACGTGGCGGCAGGCAGGGCTGACACCACAGCCAGCCCCCCGGCATCCATCCacgctgcagccgcagcccagCCGACCGCCCCCGGCACCAGGGACCAACGGGACCGGGCTGCGCTGGGCCGAGCTGCGGCACCGACTGGGCTTCTCCTGGGAGGCCCACGTCTACGGGGTGGCTGCCatcttcctgctgctggcactgggctgcctggctgggctggtggGGGCGGCCACCCTGCGTCTGCCTCATCTACCCCACGTTTTAGGAGCCCACGGGGTGCTGCTGGCCACCTGCCTGCTGCGGGCCACCTTCTTGCTGCTGGACCCCTacggggcgcggggccgcctgcccccccaggccctgctgctgctcagcacgGCCCCCTTTCCCCTGCTGCTCGGCGCCTTCgccctcctgctccagcggCTCCAGCGCCTGGCCCAGCTCCGGCTGCTGCCGGCACGGCTGCGGGGGCTGCCAGCGCTGGGGGCCGCCGCTGCCCTGCAgagcggggtgctgggggcggCCGACCTGCTCCCGCCCCGGCTGGGCCCTGCTGCCGCGCTGGGGCTGCAGGCGCTGGGATGCGGGGCCggggtcctgctgctgctgggggggctctgggggtgcTGGCGGGTGCTGCGGGCACCCCAggaagggtctgggggtggCGGGGAGCCATGGCCGCGGCGGGGGGCCTGGGCGCTGCTGGTGGCGGCGGTGGCGGGGCTGCCGGTCTGCGGGCTGCAGCTCTACAGCGCCCTGTGGCTGCGGGGAGTCCTGGCCCCCCCCAGGCACTTCTCCCGGCCTGGctgggcagcacagctctggctgcGGGTCGGCGAGCTGGGCATGGCCCTGGCACTGCTGGTGGCTGCCGCCGAGCCGCTGCGCTGCCAGTGCCGTCGGCGCAGCCCCGCCGGCCACTCCTGCTGGGCAAAGGCGCTGCGGTACTTCTGCGCCAGCCGCAAAGCTGAGGCACCCGAGTACCCCAACAACTGCTACGACTGGGCTGGCAGCACCGGCAGCACCGGCCTGGAGCGGGCGCCCACCGGCGACATCTCGAAAAGCCTCATTCGCAACCCGGCGGAGCAGCTGCCCCTGCGGATGCTCAAGGACAGCAACGAGGCCTGGGCGgccgccgccagcactgccggcaTGCCGGGGCTCAGCCCCAAGTGCCCTAACTTGGTGGCCGCCCGCTCCTGTGCCGCCTTCGAGCAGGGCTCGTCCCCCTCGCTGGGGGAGCTGGCCTTCCGCCCGCCGTCCCCCATCGACCTGCGCCGCAGCATCGACCAGGCGCTCTGCCGCCGGCACCTCCTGCGCGACGGCCTCTTCAGCCAGCCCCGCCGCggctctggcacctcactgCACTCCCCGACTCCCGCCGAGACCCCCGGCCTGGGACACATGGCACGCTGCAGCTCGCTGACCGAGCTGCCCGGCCCCCGACAGCCCCTCAGCACTGTCACCGTCACCGCCTCAGCCAGCTCGTTGGACAGCAGCTCGCTGAAGATCAGCTGGAACCCCTGGCGCCACGGGCTGTCCTCCCCCGACAGCCTGCCCCTGGACGAGGCGCCCAGCCGGGCCCCCCTCCTGGTGCCTGCTGTGCCCCCCGGCTGGGAGCGCGACGGCCCCCGTGGCTTCCCAGCCCTTGGCAAGGTGGCGGACGCCCGCAGCCTCTCCAGCGACACCATCGAGCTCTGAGATGGGAagaagcagggctgggcagagactGGAGGGTGCAGGGGGATGAGCCCAGTGTGGGGTCCCAGGGGGCCTGATCCTGcacccccgcggggccgggtAGGAgtggggagctgggctgggccaGCTCCGTTTGTGCCAAACCAGAGAAATAAAGTTTATGTTGGGAGGAGGTGGCCCCGTTGGCGTGCGGAGGCAGTGAtgggcagcagctcccccagccccccctgccctgagcagcctggccaGGTGTGCAGAGTTTTATTTCCTGAGATATGGACACATGGACAGATGGGCACACCCCAATGGACAAACCACAGACAAATGCAACAGCCACGCTCATGCATCCGGAAGGGCCCCCTCATCCTTGGGACCCCGTGCCCCGCAGAAGCCCCTCCCTGGTCCCCCCAGATTGGGAGGGGAGAGATGGgctctgcccaggggtgcagggaggagggggtgggggaggcaactctcccagccccacagctcagggCAGAGGGGGCCCCAGCTCCACAATGCTCCACAGGGAACAGTCTCACAGGGGGGAACACGAGGTCTGGCAGCAGGGCCAAGCTCTGCCAGCATCACCGCCTTGGCACCCAGTGGTGCCAGAACACCCCCGACCTGCCTCCATGCCCTCCCACCCACCATGGTGCGGGACTTCCCCTCCCGAGCACGTAGGGCTGGGGGCAGCATGCTGTGCCCCCCCAAGCAGTGCCGCACTGCTCAGCATCACTGTGCTGGCTGGGGGGGGGCTGCGCAGGAGCTCCCAGGGACCAGGCACCCCCCCATGGCTCATTCTGCAGGAGGGAGGTGACACCCTGCGACaagggggctgggggacacaTGCAGGGCACAGCACCGCGTACAGGATCCGGCCTCACCAGCCAGCGCCTGCTGGGGGGTACCCCACACCCCAGGCTGAGCCTGTCCCCCGACCCgcacccagcagccccagcgctATCTGCCCTTCATGAAGCCATCGAGGACACGGTCGCTGCGGTCAGAGAGCCAGTAGCCGGCCATGGCAGCCACAGCGCCGATGAAGATGGCGGTGAAGACCATGTCGCCCTTGGCAGCCAGTGTGGCGAGGGCACAGATCATCACGCCAAAGAACATCTGCTGCAGCACCACCACCTCGTCCTCCGTCACGTCGTCAAAGAAGCCCTTCTCCGGGGCATCTGCAAGGATGGTGCGCATGGAGGAGGGCACGGTGGGGCAAGCAGAGTCTCCCACCGCCCCCCAAGCTCCTCTGCCCACAACCCATCCCCACCCCACCACGTCAGGCCATACCTGGGGGCTTGTCCTCCACGCAGTGCCCGTCGCGCCGGACGTGGCCGCGGGAGCAGACGCAGCGGTAGCTGCCCTCCGTGTTCTCGCACACCTCCTGTGCCCCCGTGCACACCGGCTCCTCGGCGCTGGTGCATTCATCCACATctgcggggggaggcggggctCAGGCAGGGTTTGGGCAGGGGTCAGAGCCCCCCCCGCCTGCAGAGGCACTTACCCAGGCACTTGGCTCCATCCCGCCAGTAGCCCTTGTTGCATTTCTTGCAGCGAGCCGGCCCCGCACCCATGCAGCCAATGCAGGCCGTGGAGCAGTCTGCcgtggggagaggagctggggtcACTGCCAGAgccccctcccagctcagccacagacagcctgggctgggggaggcgGCCCCAAGCAGCGGGGAGCCACCTGCACAGAACCCTTCCCCTGCTCCCGCCTGACCTCGGCACTCATAGGAGCCCTCCGTGTTGACACAGAACTGGTTGGCTCGGCAGTGCGCCATCTCCGTGCCACACTCATCGATGTCTGGGGGATACACAGCCCCATTGAGCCCCAGTACCTGGGacgcagcccccccagcagccccgagTTCGCCCGCTGCCCACCCTGGGTCCCACTGCAGCCCTCACCGATGCAGCGGTGCTCGTGCAGCACCCAGCCCCTCTTACAGCGAAGGCAGCTGGAGTCCTCCGGCCCCGTGCAGCGCCCACACGCCCGGTAGCACTCTGCAGGCAGGGGAGAGCGGggtgggtgcaggcaggggagctGCCTGCACCCAGCGCCAGGGCAGCCCCCCAGCACTACAGCCCTCCTCCCCGCCGGGCCAGACCCCCTGACATACCAGCACATATCAGGTGGCTCTTGTTACGCGAGGCCTCGTAGTAGCCGTCACCGCACTCGGCACAAAAGGGGCCTCCATAGCCAGGGCCGCAGACACACAGGCCGGTGCCGCGGCGCGTGCCGTCACCATCGCATCGCCCGTTGccactgcagggctgctggggccccccagcacaggctgcacGGGGAGAGAGCAGCTGGCTGGCAGCCTAGGGGGGGGTGGTGTGGCAGGGGGTCCCTCCACCAGCACCCCACCAGCTCCCGGCTCGTGCCGCAGCTACTCACGCCGGCAGTCAGGGCCATAGGTGCCAGGTGGGCAGCAGAGCGCCAGCGTGTCCATACACAGCCATTTGAAGAAGTCGGGGTGCTGCTGCCgcctggggaggtgggggaCACGGTGCTCAGCTCCCTGCCGTCCCCCTGTCCACCCCCCCATGTTCCTGTCCCCAGACTCACTCGTGGAACCACCACCGCTCCACGTGCTCCTCGCTCCGCTCCAACAGCTGGTGGCAGGTGAAGTCTGAGGGGGCGCAGAcgctctccagcacctccagcagaCGGGTCtcactgcagggacag from the Caloenas nicobarica isolate bCalNic1 chromosome 11, bCalNic1.hap1, whole genome shotgun sequence genome contains:
- the CRELD1 gene encoding LOW QUALITY PROTEIN: protein disulfide isomerase CRELD1 (The sequence of the model RefSeq protein was modified relative to this genomic sequence to represent the inferred CDS: inserted 1 base in 1 codon; deleted 1 base in 1 codon), with translation MGDKRELGQFGGMRRKQTSLWGEEEELGQFRSKRDNWTSLAREGKVTWTGLAGGVLMWSNPVGSGVEGXQARRERGRCVPRSASRSVCGHRPRPVRAPPRLRVPLAAAPLSLEEAGPGGRRGLAGSGEAVLAGARPLAGAAGAESAGGAHVVRAGRRMRPRRRPGAALLPARRGGPGLGGALLGVALLAGVLLAAACAHPERDADGAEPCGACRGLASSFSRGLERTEHEGFGGGNTAWEEEKLAKYQHSETRLLEVLESVCAPSDFTCHQLLERSEEHVERWWFHERQQHPDFFKWLCMDTLALCCPPGTYGPDCRPCAGGPQQPCSGNGRCDGDGTRRGTGLCVCGPGYGGPFCAECGDGYYEASRNKSHLICAECYRACGRCTGPEDSSCLRCKRGWVLHEHRCIDIDECGTEMAHCRANQFCVNTEGSYECRDCSTACIGCMGAGPARCKKCNKGYWRDGAKCLDVDECTSAEEPVCTGAQEVCENTEGSYRCVCSRGHVRRDGHCVEDKPPDAPEKGFFDDVTEDEVVVLQQMFFGVMICALATLAAKGDMVFTAIFIGAVAAMAGYWLSDRSDRVLDGFMKGR